The following are from one region of the Methanospirillum hungatei genome:
- a CDS encoding NUDIX hydrolase gives MELYRGRRLWVEKKLFQLPDGQEKEAVVVHPGDAVVILPHEGDEFLFIKQWRSPIGSYIFEAPAGTMEEGEDPMQTAERELIEETGMAAGSMTALGYIYTTPGFTDERLWLFEATDLVPSREYSPDEDEVIEPVRFTSPQIRDMIRSGQIVDAKTICIFYRWMCGCSDE, from the coding sequence ATGGAACTCTACCGGGGACGCAGACTATGGGTTGAAAAAAAACTTTTCCAACTCCCAGACGGACAAGAAAAAGAAGCAGTAGTTGTCCATCCAGGGGATGCAGTTGTAATCCTCCCCCACGAAGGAGATGAATTTCTATTTATCAAACAATGGCGATCCCCCATTGGTTCATATATTTTTGAAGCACCTGCCGGAACCATGGAAGAAGGAGAGGATCCAATGCAGACAGCAGAACGGGAACTTATCGAAGAGACCGGTATGGCTGCAGGATCCATGACTGCTCTCGGATACATCTATACTACACCAGGTTTTACAGATGAACGCCTCTGGCTTTTTGAAGCAACAGATCTTGTCCCGTCCCGGGAGTATTCACCAGATGAGGACGAAGTTATTGAACCGGTGCGGTTTACTTCACCACAAATCAGGGATATGATTCGATCGGGACAGATCGTGGATGCAAAGACTATCTGTATCTTTTACCGGTGGATGTGTGGGTGTTCTGATGAATAA
- a CDS encoding 30S ribosomal protein S12, protein MGQGKFAARKLKRDSARFRWSDPHFARTAGGLKLKSDPLEGAPQGRGIVLEKIGVEAKQPNSAIRKCVRVQLIKNGRQVSAFAVGDGAINFIDEHDEVEIEGIGGRLGRSMGDIPGVRFVVTKVNNVCLHELVIGRKEKPRR, encoded by the coding sequence ATGGGACAGGGTAAATTTGCAGCACGTAAATTAAAGCGTGACTCTGCGAGATTTCGCTGGAGTGACCCGCATTTTGCGAGAACAGCAGGTGGTCTGAAACTGAAGTCCGATCCTCTTGAGGGCGCGCCCCAGGGAAGAGGTATCGTCCTTGAAAAGATCGGTGTGGAAGCAAAACAGCCAAACTCCGCGATCCGGAAATGTGTTCGTGTTCAGCTGATCAAAAACGGACGTCAGGTGTCTGCATTTGCAGTCGGCGACGGTGCCATTAACTTCATCGATGAACACGATGAAGTCGAAATTGAAGGTATCGGCGGTCGTCTTGGTCGTTCCATGGGTGATATTCCGGGAGTGCGGTTTGTTGTGACCAAGGTGAATAATGTCTGTCTCCATGAACTGGTGATAGGACGGAAGGAGAAGCCACGCAGGTGA
- a CDS encoding elongation factor EF-2 yields MSRGKKTVERVMQLMNQPESIRNIGIVAHIDHGKTTLSDNLLSGAGIISEDLAGKACWMDSDEEEQARGITIDASNVSMVHEYNGKEYLINMIDTPGHVDFGGDVTRAMRAVDGAVVLVDAVEGTMPQTETVLRQALKERVKPVLFINKVDRLINELQVDEMEMQIRLGKVIDKVNKLIKGMNEEMYNNGWKLDAAGGTVAFGSALYNWAISVPYMKKSGISFKEVYEHCKKGEMKELGKKSPLCEVVLDMVVSFLPNPKEAQPRRVGVIWHGDINSPEGKGMMTCDPSAPSCLMVTDISFDPHAGEVATGRLFSGKLSRGNEMYIMGTAKKVNRLQQVGIFMGPTRVEVPELYAGNIAAVTGLKDAVVGSTVSSLMDMTPFESLEHYSEPVVTVAVEAKNMKDLPKLVDVLRQVAKEDPTLRVNINEETGEHLISGMGELHLEIITGRIKRDKGVEIITSEPIVVYRETITQELTDAVEGKSPNRHNRFYFTLHPLPEHVVDMIKGHEISMNQESLERRDAMVKAGFEKDEAKSVKDIYATNILLDMTKGIQYLNETMELIIDGIHEALDGGPLADEPVQNMLIKLVDVKLHEDAIHRGPAQVIPAVRSAIKGGMLLAGDSLLEPMQKLHITVPQDHMGSATSQIQSRRGQVFDMTSEGDTITVIGKAPVAELFGFAGDVRSATEGRAMWNSEFAGFEIVPAGSAKDIVLQIRKRKGLKEELPKPADYLA; encoded by the coding sequence ATGAGCCGAGGGAAGAAGACGGTAGAGCGCGTTATGCAGCTCATGAACCAGCCGGAGAGTATCAGAAACATCGGTATCGTTGCCCATATCGATCATGGAAAAACTACCCTTTCTGACAACCTCCTGTCCGGTGCTGGTATCATCAGTGAAGATTTAGCGGGTAAGGCCTGCTGGATGGATTCTGATGAAGAAGAACAGGCACGTGGAATTACTATTGATGCATCCAACGTCTCAATGGTCCACGAGTATAATGGAAAAGAATACCTCATCAACATGATTGATACCCCTGGTCACGTTGATTTTGGTGGAGACGTTACTCGTGCAATGCGTGCCGTAGACGGAGCAGTCGTTCTCGTCGATGCAGTTGAAGGGACCATGCCTCAGACTGAGACTGTTCTGCGTCAGGCATTGAAGGAACGTGTTAAACCTGTTTTATTCATCAACAAAGTCGACCGGCTGATCAATGAATTGCAGGTTGACGAGATGGAGATGCAGATCCGGCTTGGAAAAGTCATTGACAAAGTCAACAAGCTGATCAAAGGTATGAATGAGGAGATGTACAATAATGGCTGGAAACTTGATGCCGCCGGAGGAACGGTCGCATTTGGATCAGCACTGTACAACTGGGCTATTTCTGTTCCATATATGAAAAAGTCCGGGATCTCCTTTAAGGAAGTATATGAGCACTGTAAGAAAGGTGAGATGAAAGAGCTCGGAAAGAAGAGCCCGCTCTGTGAAGTCGTCCTTGATATGGTTGTATCATTCCTTCCAAATCCGAAGGAAGCACAGCCACGCCGTGTGGGTGTTATCTGGCATGGTGACATCAACAGCCCTGAAGGAAAAGGTATGATGACCTGTGATCCGAGTGCACCCAGTTGTCTGATGGTCACTGATATCTCCTTTGATCCTCATGCCGGAGAGGTTGCAACCGGTCGTCTCTTCTCTGGAAAACTCAGCCGTGGCAATGAAATGTATATCATGGGAACTGCAAAGAAGGTCAACCGTCTCCAGCAGGTTGGTATCTTTATGGGACCTACCCGTGTGGAGGTTCCAGAACTCTACGCAGGAAACATTGCAGCTGTTACTGGTCTGAAGGATGCTGTCGTCGGTTCTACCGTCTCAAGCCTTATGGACATGACTCCGTTCGAGTCCCTTGAGCACTACTCTGAGCCTGTCGTTACCGTTGCAGTCGAAGCAAAGAACATGAAAGATCTGCCAAAACTGGTCGATGTTCTGCGACAGGTCGCAAAGGAAGATCCAACCCTCCGTGTCAACATTAATGAAGAGACCGGTGAGCACCTGATCTCCGGAATGGGAGAATTGCATCTCGAGATCATCACCGGACGTATCAAGCGTGACAAGGGTGTTGAGATTATCACCTCTGAACCGATCGTGGTGTACCGTGAGACCATCACCCAGGAACTCACTGATGCAGTCGAAGGTAAGTCTCCAAACCGTCACAACCGGTTCTACTTTACGCTTCACCCGCTTCCCGAGCATGTTGTTGATATGATCAAGGGCCATGAGATCTCCATGAACCAGGAGTCTCTTGAACGCCGTGACGCGATGGTGAAAGCTGGCTTTGAAAAAGATGAAGCCAAAAGTGTCAAGGATATCTATGCAACCAACATCCTTCTTGATATGACCAAGGGTATTCAGTACCTGAATGAAACGATGGAACTTATCATCGATGGTATTCATGAAGCCCTTGATGGCGGCCCGCTTGCAGACGAGCCGGTTCAGAACATGCTTATCAAGCTGGTTGATGTCAAGCTTCACGAAGATGCAATCCACCGTGGTCCGGCTCAGGTTATTCCAGCAGTCCGGAGTGCAATCAAGGGTGGTATGCTCCTCGCTGGGGACTCACTTCTTGAACCTATGCAGAAACTGCACATTACCGTTCCTCAGGATCACATGGGCAGTGCAACTTCACAGATCCAGAGCCGACGCGGGCAGGTCTTTGATATGACCAGTGAAGGAGACACCATCACGGTTATTGGAAAGGCACCAGTTGCTGAGCTCTTTGGATTTGCCGGGGATGTACGGTCTGCAACAGAAGGCCGGGCAATGTGGAACAGTGAATTTGCAGGATTTGAGATTGTTCCAGCAGGATCAGCCAAAGATATCGTCCTGCAGATTAGAAAGCGCAAGGGTCTCAAGGAAGAGCTGCCTAAGCCCGCGGATTACCTTGCCTAA
- a CDS encoding 30S ribosomal protein S7, translating into MSEEVSAPARLLFNRWDTGEVTIRDPGIARYVNLNSMIVPHSCGRLTRQEFHKANMLIVERLINQLMRTEVNTGKKQLAIRIVRDAFEIINQKTKKNPIEVLCDAVANSGPREETVRLKYGGINVPKSVDTAPMRRVNTAVGLIAAGVYSASHKKKKPVANALAEELIAAANGDPKCYSVAKREERERVAKSAR; encoded by the coding sequence ATGAGTGAAGAAGTATCTGCCCCGGCACGTCTCCTCTTTAACCGCTGGGACACAGGCGAGGTCACTATTCGTGACCCAGGTATCGCACGGTACGTCAACCTGAACTCGATGATTGTGCCACATTCCTGTGGACGATTGACCCGTCAGGAGTTTCATAAAGCAAATATGCTCATCGTCGAGCGGCTGATTAATCAGCTGATGCGTACTGAAGTAAACACTGGAAAGAAGCAGCTTGCAATTCGCATCGTCAGAGATGCGTTTGAAATAATCAACCAGAAGACCAAAAAGAATCCAATTGAAGTTCTCTGTGATGCAGTTGCAAATTCCGGGCCTCGTGAAGAGACTGTCCGTCTCAAATATGGTGGTATCAATGTGCCAAAGTCAGTTGATACCGCACCTATGCGCCGGGTCAATACCGCTGTCGGTTTAATCGCAGCAGGTGTCTATTCAGCATCTCACAAAAAGAAGAAACCCGTTGCAAATGCCCTTGCAGAAGAACTCATTGCAGCTGCAAACGGGGATCCAAAGTGCTACTCTGTCGCAAAGCGTGAAGAACGGGAACGTGTTGCAAAGTCTGCACGGTAA
- the queC gene encoding 7-cyano-7-deazaguanine synthase QueC yields MKAVCLLSGGMDSSTLAFLAKHDGYDILALHFTYGQRTEEKERECAKRIARHLNALEFLDVDLAYLKKVGASSLTDQRMQVKPHNEAGEGIPETYVPFRNANLLSVATSFAEARAADAIYIGVQASDYSGYPDCRPEFIDAFQKVITLGTRPDSGIELKTPFVRLNKAEILKIGMELNAPYEDTWSCYSENEIACGICGSCHFRREAFRQIGIEDPIQYR; encoded by the coding sequence ATGAAAGCAGTTTGTCTCCTTTCAGGCGGAATGGACTCTTCCACTCTCGCATTTCTTGCAAAGCATGATGGCTATGATATCCTGGCTCTCCATTTTACCTATGGGCAACGGACTGAAGAAAAAGAGAGAGAGTGTGCAAAGCGGATAGCAAGGCATCTCAATGCCCTTGAATTCCTGGATGTCGATCTCGCATACTTAAAAAAAGTTGGTGCTTCCAGTCTGACTGACCAGCGAATGCAGGTTAAACCACATAATGAAGCAGGAGAGGGTATACCGGAAACCTATGTTCCCTTCAGAAATGCGAATCTCCTTTCAGTTGCAACAAGTTTTGCAGAAGCGCGTGCGGCTGATGCAATATATATAGGCGTTCAGGCATCTGACTATTCAGGGTATCCAGACTGTAGACCAGAGTTCATCGACGCATTCCAGAAGGTAATCACCTTGGGGACACGGCCAGATTCAGGGATCGAACTCAAAACTCCTTTTGTAAGGCTGAATAAAGCAGAGATTCTGAAAATCGGTATGGAATTAAACGCCCCTTATGAAGATACCTGGTCGTGTTATTCTGAAAATGAGATTGCATGTGGAATATGTGGATCCTGTCATTTCAGACGTGAAGCATTCAGACAAATAGGAATTGAAGATCCTATTCAATACCGGTGA
- a CDS encoding 7-carboxy-7-deazaguanine synthase QueE: MKIAEIFTSLQGEGLVSGYPTIFIRLAGCNLSCSYCDTPTSRQGGTDMDVSEVVTRVLLENPHYVCITGGEPLLQKNEVTVLSCQLMNAGKKVSIETNGTVPFDDLPDGVSVCMDVKCPSSGESSDVTLLPCLKSTDSVKFVVGTDEDLKYAEKIIHNHPIHSEIFISPIYGTDYQQIATYILEKNLPARMQLQLHKFIGLP, from the coding sequence ATGAAGATCGCTGAAATATTTACCTCACTCCAGGGAGAGGGGCTGGTCTCCGGCTACCCGACCATCTTTATCAGGCTGGCCGGGTGCAACCTCTCATGCTCCTATTGTGATACCCCGACAAGCAGGCAGGGCGGAACTGATATGGATGTGAGCGAAGTTGTTACAAGAGTACTTTTAGAGAACCCACACTATGTCTGTATTACAGGTGGAGAACCACTCCTCCAGAAAAATGAGGTTACAGTACTATCCTGCCAACTTATGAACGCCGGAAAAAAGGTGAGCATCGAAACGAACGGGACTGTTCCTTTTGATGATCTTCCGGATGGCGTTTCTGTCTGTATGGACGTGAAATGTCCTTCTTCAGGCGAATCAAGTGATGTAACCCTGCTACCCTGTTTAAAATCCACCGACTCAGTTAAGTTTGTGGTCGGAACTGACGAAGACCTGAAGTATGCTGAAAAAATCATTCATAATCATCCAATACACTCAGAGATTTTTATCTCGCCAATCTATGGGACTGATTATCAACAAATTGCTACATATATTCTCGAGAAAAACCTTCCAGCACGAATGCAGCTTCAATTACACAAATTCATAGGACTACCCTGA
- a CDS encoding 6-carboxytetrahydropterin synthase codes for MQIRLYKEVSFDASHRLLHYRGKCHNLHGHRWKVEVWISGYTDEGTNILVDYNEIREVVDYYDHEIILNEADPMVPRIQEFHEVITTPGDPTSELLARLIRDAIELRYKDSGRDIIVDTIRVWESPTGCAELRHEDR; via the coding sequence ATGCAGATCAGACTCTACAAAGAGGTCTCATTTGACGCAAGTCACCGGCTGTTACATTACCGGGGGAAGTGTCACAATCTTCACGGCCACCGTTGGAAAGTGGAAGTGTGGATATCAGGTTACACCGATGAAGGGACAAATATTCTGGTTGACTATAATGAGATCCGCGAGGTTGTGGACTATTATGACCACGAGATCATCCTCAATGAAGCAGATCCGATGGTCCCGCGTATCCAGGAGTTTCATGAGGTCATCACAACCCCCGGTGATCCGACGAGCGAGCTTCTGGCACGCCTGATCAGGGATGCAATAGAACTCCGATACAAAGACAGCGGGAGAGATATCATTGTCGATACGATAAGAGTATGGGAATCACCCACCGGCTGCGCAGAGCTCAGGCATGAAGATCGCTGA